One genomic window of Candidatus Pseudobacter hemicellulosilyticus includes the following:
- a CDS encoding O-acetyl-ADP-ribose deacetylase encodes MTIELIKGDITTQQVDAIVNAANSSLLGGGGVDGAIHRKGGKAILEDCMAIRAKQGSCPTGEAVITTAGNLPARYVIHTVGPVWNGGRSREEELLKNCYLNSMELARQHAISSIAFPNISTGIYHFPKEKAAAIAISAIRSLPAAHPVQRLLFICFDDENYLIYKGLLDQPYS; translated from the coding sequence ATGACCATTGAACTGATCAAAGGAGATATTACCACACAGCAGGTAGACGCCATTGTCAATGCCGCCAACAGCTCTTTATTGGGCGGCGGTGGCGTAGACGGCGCCATTCACCGTAAGGGAGGCAAAGCTATCCTGGAAGATTGTATGGCTATCCGTGCAAAGCAGGGAAGCTGCCCCACCGGTGAAGCGGTGATCACTACAGCAGGTAATCTGCCGGCCAGGTATGTTATCCATACAGTAGGGCCTGTATGGAATGGAGGCCGGAGCAGGGAAGAAGAGCTGCTCAAAAACTGTTACCTCAACAGTATGGAGCTGGCCCGTCAGCACGCCATCAGCAGTATTGCGTTCCCCAATATCAGCACCGGCATCTATCATTTCCCTAAAGAAAAAGCAGCAGCCATTGCTATCAGCGCTATTCGCAGCCTGCCGGCAGCACACCCGGTACAACGATTATTGTTTATCTGCTTTGACGATGAGAATTATCTTATTTATAAAGGATTGCTGGATCAACCCTACAGCTGA
- a CDS encoding DUF92 domain-containing protein, translated as MDLTKLSVEPIFLLVAGILALLALVTVLLKKLTVSAACGAWLLGIVVAMGANLTGLALLGTFFLLGTLATAYRKKEKAAIQGQAYTETRNLKQVLANGGVAGLAAFASLADYERAGLYQLILAGSLASATADTLSSELGMLFGRKFYNVLNFRKEPNGLDGAISLEGSLAGFFGTLLIAAVYAVFEGPGLPLLWIILAGNIGNYIDSLLGASLQRKKLLNNDVVNLFNTLAAALVIWVLVSIAAG; from the coding sequence ATGGACCTCACAAAATTATCTGTTGAACCTATTTTCCTGCTGGTGGCCGGTATCCTGGCGCTGCTGGCCCTGGTTACTGTGCTGCTCAAAAAACTCACGGTATCCGCAGCCTGTGGCGCCTGGCTCCTGGGCATTGTTGTAGCCATGGGCGCCAACCTTACCGGACTGGCCTTGCTGGGAACCTTTTTCCTGCTGGGCACGCTGGCCACAGCTTACCGCAAAAAAGAAAAAGCCGCTATCCAGGGACAGGCATATACGGAGACCAGAAATCTCAAACAGGTGCTGGCCAATGGAGGTGTGGCCGGACTGGCCGCTTTTGCCAGCCTGGCAGATTATGAGCGGGCAGGTCTCTACCAGCTGATCCTGGCAGGCAGCCTGGCTTCCGCTACTGCCGACACGCTCTCCTCCGAACTGGGTATGCTGTTTGGACGCAAGTTTTACAATGTTCTCAATTTCCGCAAAGAACCCAATGGGCTGGATGGCGCTATCAGCCTGGAAGGCAGCCTTGCCGGCTTCTTCGGCACCCTGCTGATAGCTGCTGTATACGCAGTTTTTGAAGGTCCGGGGCTTCCCCTGCTCTGGATCATCCTGGCCGGTAACATCGGCAACTATATAGATTCCTTGCTGGGCGCCTCCCTGCAACGAAAGAAATTATTGAATAACGATGTTGTCAACCTGTTCAATACGTTGGCGGCCGCCCTGGTGATCTGGGTGCTGGTCAGTATTGCAGCAGGCTGA